The genomic segment CACTGAACCAAAGGACCGGATCGAATTAGAATCGCTATTAcctttttcagaaaaataaaatcctTGTTATCTCCGGGCCATCTTCttcgtaaaaaaaataaaataaaagaagacGAACCATGTCCGTAGTCGACACATCGTTGCTCCAGGTCAACTGGCTTCAGCATCATCGCTCCGACCGTGGGTGTGTGTGTGGCCGTGCGTGTGTGGGGTGGGGGCAGGCGCGGCCGGCTTGACCTCGGGGTCGTCGGGCGACGCGCTGTCTACTGGTGATCGAAAGACGCGCCTTGGTCGGCCTCCATTATTGGCTCCATGCCCCCACTCTCCCAAGTCCCTACACGGTCTTCCCTCCTCACTCCTGAGTCTTCAGATCTGCTCCTGCCTCCTGGGGCTCTTCCGCTAGCTCTTGTATTGTGCTGCGTCTGCTGCCTCTGTATTCAGCTCGCGACCGTGGTTCTGCTCGTCGTCGATCGTTTCCCTTGCCGGCCAAGGTTTGGTGCTTGTTCCTCATGTATTCTTGGTTTCTTGCCCCTGCAGCCTGCAGTTTCCATGGTTTGAGATTCTGGTGTCGTGAGTCTTGGATTTTGCAGGCTTCAACATGCATTGACCTGATTGCGGTAGCGCTGCCTATTCCTGCTCCTGTCTGGTTTGGCTTGGGTTTGCAACTGAGTAGAAGCTGCAACCAGGGCACGCAGCAGACTGAAACACCAGCTGACCTGGGAGTGCCCGAGCAAGCGAGAGAATGCAGGTCGTCACGGGGGCGATGGGCACCCTTCTGCCCAAGCTGGCCAACCTGCTCACGGAGGAGTACAAGCTGCAGAAGAACATCAGGGGCGAGATCATGTTCCTCAAGGCCGAGCTGGAGAGCATGGAGGCTGCCCTCCTCAAGATATCCAAGGCGCCGATCGATCATCCACCTGACATTCAAGTAAAGCTTTGGGCTAGGGAGGTCAGGGAGCTATCCTACGACATTGAAGATAGCGTTGACACCTTCATGGTGTGCGTCGACACCCATATGCCAACGGAAGCGAAGCCGCTTAGCTTCAGGGGCTTCTTTGAGAAAACAATCAATCTACTGACAAGGGCCAAGATCCGCCATAACATAGGCACTGATATCAGAAACATCAAAACCCGTATCAAGGAAGTTGGTGAGCGGCGTGATAGGTACAAAGTAGATATTATTGATATTAAGCCTCTTGGCCCAACTATAGATAGCCTTCGGCTATCAGCTCTGTACAAAAGGGCAACAGAGCTCGTTGGTACCGGACCGACGAGTCTTGAATTAGTCAAGAGGCTGTTGGATGAGCATGAGGCATCGACGCATaaacaactcaagatagtcTCAATTGTTGGCTTTGGGGGATTGGGCAAGACAACTCTTGCTAAAATAGTGTATGAGATGCTAAAAGGGCAATTTGATCGCGGGGCTTTTGTTTCGGTGTCCCTTAATCCTAACATGATTAATATTTTCAGTAACATGCTCCATCAACTTGGCAACTCCAACTACGAAGCAACGTGGAAGGAAGAACAATTCATTGACGAACTAAGAAAATTCCTTTGGGACAAGAGGTACGTGTGTGTCTCATTTGGGTAATTGGCATGCACGTATACAAGCATATGCAGTTGTGTTACAAGTTAAATGCAGTACTCTGTCCGTTCAAGAAGACAAGGCATATTTTATTTGTCATGTTCTTCAAAGTTAGACTTTGATCATTATtctctcacaaaatatatcatgcATAGCTACAAACCCAATATAGGATGAAAATATTATGAAATATACAtctaattgtataatttttacacaataaatatacttataatttacTAATTGTTAGTCAAAATACACTAAGTTTGAGTTTTCCTAAACAAGATACGTCTTATATTTTAAACGGAAGGATTAATTGAGATCGTCGAACCTGGCATCAATTTTGCTGTTTGAGTAGTCAAACTTTGTTAGTATTAGCTAGCTAGCTTACTTGATAACTACTCCTTGTCTTTCGCAATATTTGTCCTTTCTCTTGGAAACTGTTGTTCTAAAATATTTATCCATCGAAAAAAGCAAAAGTGTagttattataatattttcacTCTCTATCGCTAATTTTGATGGTGTAAAATAGTTTAAATGATTATAGCATATCTTATACATGGGTATACATGATTATTTATTATTTAGCTTTTTTATCTTAGTTCTTCCTTTGTTTCCGCGTATTGGTGGTTTACAAGCATGTCAATGATCATGATAAAAAGTGAAAAGAATCAAATTTCACAATGTAAAGTTATTTACTTCgaggataaaatatctaataCTATAACTTTGGTTGttaaaaaatttcaatttaAAATGTTAGAAAGATCTATGAGTATTTAAAAATTACATCAACAAATACAAGTCATTGTAGAATCCAGATCTAATTCTCGTTACACCATCAATGTGTAGCTCAATATATGAAACTGATACCTTTAATTTGTACTAACTTGCTGAATAGCACTCGCAATTGCGTGACTATTCTTGAGTAATATCGTCCGTTTGTTATAGACTTTTAACTTCTATGATTAAAAGTGTCATTACAATTACTCTACAATTGTAGTTTCTATGATTAAAGATATAATTGTATGTTAAGTGCATATAACAGATCTAATTAATATACACGGATATAATATAGCACTACCAAAATAATTGTACCATTAAGGTCTCTCTATTTAACAGAGGCACTACATGCACATCTTCTCATTGTCCTCAATCCCTGCATGAACCATGTGTGTTTCTTTCTCATGCTGATTATTGTATGGCTATGACCGTTGTGTTCCCAACTCAATTAGTCGGTCACACCAGATTTGTTTCTCAGTCTATGAATCATGCTTGCCGATTCCATTCCAAAGACCACTCCAGTTTACCTATGGGAATGGAACATTTCAGTACTGGTCCATATCGGCATAACGttcaatataataatatatatatatatagggtagAAAATTGAAGATATTAACATTGTCACAATAGAACTTATATGCTTATATAAGACAAAAATAAGAATGAATGGATTTGTTTGGACCAGCCCAGCAGGCCGGCTAATAAGTGATAAAACTTCCAGGCATGCGCTACCTCATCTCTCTTCCAAGCCACAAAGGTCACTTCCAATACAAAGTGTCTATGCTTGTTTCTTAGAGGTGAGAGAATGTATTAAATTGGTGTGTAGAAATAAGTAACTCTAATAATGTGTAGTGTCTACATGTGATTTCTCATAGCCAATAATTAAATGAAAAAACACACCTTGCCCCCAATGCATATTTATTGGTTTCTAGTCTCTTGAATATTGAGCCTACCTTGTTTCTTCGTGAAGACGCTAGCTCATTCTCTCTTCTTTAACTACTCTaccacatcattttttttttcctacgtGAACGTCTAGCTAATGTCTTAGTGACTAGCACTGGGAGTGGCCTAATGCCAtctaagaaaacaaaaaagtcaACTAACGCAGAAGTGTGTGgttggggagggggggggggggcgcaaaGAATCAACTTGTCTTCGTTGGCGACAAGAGCAGAGCAGGGCAACGGCAAGCTGCAGGTTGGCGAGGCCGTCTGCACAAgctgctgccctgccctgccATCCTCGTCCCCCTCCTGGTTGTCGTGGTGCCACAAGTCTTGGATTCTTTGATTCCCCTCAGATCTGCCATGAGTGGTTCTATAGCAGTGAATCTATATCTATTCAAGACTTCCTCTATGACAAGAATAGTTTATTTGGACTACAGATTCACATTCTCAATTCATATTTTCTGTATTAAGATATCTCCAAATAAAGATCTGAATATTATAATTTGAATATAGAAAATTCATGACTATTTATTTCAGAACAACAAGAGCCCTAGTTGAACACAGTAATGTAGAACAGAGCACAGATTTTACAAACTAAAATTACCTAATTTTAATGTTTCCAATTTGTAATATCGCAAAAAAAAACTAGGTTTATAATTTCTGCAAAAATTAAGGTTTCAGTAAAATAGTGAGTGTTCAAGCAGATGAACATAAAAGGCTTCAGTAAAATGGTAACAGTTCAAGTAGATTGTCGATGTATGGTCCACATTCCTCAACAACATGCTATTCTAAAACTTGTTAGGCATGGTTGTTTGTAATATCTTGTATTTTTTCTGTTCTTATTCATTTGTCATGATGTGTTTCGTCTATGGACTAGGAGGCTTATATAACCATGATGACGTTGCCTGAATATTCATAGTTGACTACAAAAATTCTTGAGGATGTCCGTCTCCTCTTATGTGTAGATACATTTTTACTTGCATATTGCTAATTAATGCTCGACAAAATAAAACCGAACATAGAGATTTACTAATACACGGTCCCCTTACAGGTACTTCATTGTTATTGATGACATATGGAATATTTCTGTGTGGGAACAGATTCATTATGCTTTGATCGAGAATGAACGGGGGAGTAGAATAATCACAACAACTCGTAAATTAGATGTTGCCAGACAAATTGGTGGTGTTTATCAACTAAAACCCCTTTCTCTTGATGACTCAAGAAAGTTATTCTACCTCAGAATATTTGGCGTTGAAGACAAATGTCCTCCTAATGAATTGGCTAGAGTATCTGAGAATATTTTAAGGAAATGTGGTGGTGTACCATTGGCTATCATTACAATAGCTAGCGTGCTGGCCAGGCAAAAGGGAAAGGAAAATACACATAACTACTGGTCCAAGGTGTACCAATCAATGGGTTCTGGGCTAGAAGATAGTTCTGATGTTAACGACATGAGAAGGATACTATCAATCAGTTATTATGAGCTACCTCCACATCTAAAGGCTTGTTTGTTGTATCTAAGTTTGTATCCAGAGGATTATAAGATTAGTACAGAAGCTTTGATATGGAAATGGGCAGGTGAAGGTTTTGTCCGCAAAGAACAGGGGAAGGCCATGTATGAAGTAGGTGAGGATTATCTTGAGGAGCTAGTTAACAGAAGTATGATCCAACCAGAAGCCATTGACAGTGATGAAACAGTAACCTCGTTTCGTGTACATGATATGGTGCTTGATCTCATCACTTGCTTATCAAATGAGGATAACTTTCTAACAACATTAGATGGCCAAAGGTCCATTTATCTTCCAAATAAGATACATCGACTATCCCTCCAAAccagcaatgaagatgatgtgaagcGGCTATCAACTGTGAGCTTGTCCTATGTGAGGTCACTTACTGTGTCTGCAAAAGCTTTCGATTTGTCGCCATCCCTTTCGAGCTTTCCAATCTTGCGTGCATTGGATTTAAGTGGTTGTAAGCAAGTGGTTAACCAGCATTTTAGGGATATCTGCAATGCGTTTCACCTTAGGTATTTGGGACTACATTCCacgagcatcactaagatcccGAAAGAGATTGAGAATCTCCAGTTTTTGCAGATACTGGACGTAAGTTGGACTGGAATTAAAGAGCTGCCATCAACCTTTGTTCAACTGCAACAACTGATGTACCTGTGTGTTGACTATCAAGTGAGAATACCGAATGGGTTTGGAAATCTCAAATATATGCAAGAAATGATCGGTTATATCGATGTGGAGTCTCCGACCATGCTTCATGATTTGGACGGGCTGATAGAGTTGAGGTCTATAAACTTACGGTTTGATAAATGGGATAAGAGCTACGGAAAGCATGTCACCCGATTGCTATCTAATATGGTCAGTCTCAAACACATAGAACTTTATGGATGCAACGGCGACCTAGATTCTCAATGTGACAGGTTATCACCCGGACCTCAACAGCTTCAGAACATACAGCTGGTGTGTGGCATCATCCATGCAGTGCCAAGATGGATGTCCTCCCTCTCGGCCCTCTCCTCTCTATCGATCGCGTTACAAACACTGGGAGAGGAGGACCTTCAACTCCTTGGAAGCATGCCATATCTTTCTTCTCTTTCCGTTAAGGTGGCGGAACAAACACAAGACAGAGAAAAGAAATTGGCCATTGGCAATGTTCATCCATTCAGGTGTCTAAAAATGTTTTGTATACGGCAAACCATAGAGGTGGCGTTTGCACCCGGAGCCATGCAAAATCTCATAACCTTTCATTTAGCATTTGAGTTGCGACAAATAATGGATCAATTTGGTGATCCCAACTTTGGCCTGGAGAATCTCTCTTCACTTGTGGACGTCTCTGTTGAGATGAATTGTTCGAAAGCCATGATCGGGGAGGTCATATATGCAGAGGCTGCAATTAAGAAAGCAGTGAACTTAAATCCTAAGAAGCCCACATTGAATTTGGTAAAGGTAACTATACTAATTCAGCATTTCAAGGAAACACATGTGCAATCAATTACCTTAGGTTCAGTTGGTTAGCTTATCTCGTCTTTCTTTACTTGCACATATATTAGTTCTTAGCTCATTTACTTAATTTGGCTTGGAAGCTCTTGGTGGATTGGACTAGATAACCGGCCAATATCTGCGCGTATATTAGTTCTCATGCAACAAATGTTGGATTATGCATGGTATTTGTCAATCGACGGGTGTGTGATCAACCGCGTAGGAGAACTGGTATGGATTGCACTACTACTGCCCCCATTAGctgattttttatctttttagaTCTTAAGTTTTTTGTTAATTTCTATTCACAGTGTGTTAATGTTTTGCAGACACGACGAGGCCGAGCAACAGCTAGCACACTCTGCAGGTATAAATAAAGATAAACACACCAGTATTGTCCTCCTTTGtgatcattattttcttatGCATTGTGCTGCATAAGTGTTAATCAACGATTTTTATGCTCGAGCTTGCAGATTCTGGTTGGGCCTTTGGAGTTTGTGAAGGATTTTCTCATTTCATGGAAAATCTGTCAATGCATGTACCTTGTTCACTTGATAATGAAGAAGGCACTACTCCAGTTCCCTTTAGGCAGCTATATGC from the Phragmites australis chromosome 19, lpPhrAust1.1, whole genome shotgun sequence genome contains:
- the LOC133900401 gene encoding disease resistance protein Pik-2-like → MQVVTGAMGTLLPKLANLLTEEYKLQKNIRGEIMFLKAELESMEAALLKISKAPIDHPPDIQVKLWAREVRELSYDIEDSVDTFMVCVDTHMPTEAKPLSFRGFFEKTINLLTRAKIRHNIGTDIRNIKTRIKEVGERRDRYKVDIIDIKPLGPTIDSLRLSALYKRATELVGTGPTSLELVKRLLDEHEASTHKQLKIVSIVGFGGLGKTTLAKIVYEMLKGQFDRGAFVSVSLNPNMINIFSNMLHQLGNSNYEATWKEEQFIDELRKFLWDKRYFIVIDDIWNISVWEQIHYALIENERGSRIITTTRKLDVARQIGGVYQLKPLSLDDSRKLFYLRIFGVEDKCPPNELARVSENILRKCGGVPLAIITIASVLARQKGKENTHNYWSKVYQSMGSGLEDSSDVNDMRRILSISYYELPPHLKACLLYLSLYPEDYKISTEALIWKWAGEGFVRKEQGKAMYEVGEDYLEELVNRSMIQPEAIDSDETVTSFRVHDMVLDLITCLSNEDNFLTTLDGQRSIYLPNKIHRLSLQTSNEDDVKRLSTVSLSYVRSLTVSAKAFDLSPSLSSFPILRALDLSGCKQVVNQHFRDICNAFHLRYLGLHSTSITKIPKEIENLQFLQILDVSWTGIKELPSTFVQLQQLMYLCVDYQVRIPNGFGNLKYMQEMIGYIDVESPTMLHDLDGLIELRSINLRFDKWDKSYGKHVTRLLSNMVSLKHIELYGCNGDLDSQCDRLSPGPQQLQNIQLVCGIIHAVPRWMSSLSALSSLSIALQTLGEEDLQLLGSMPYLSSLSVKVAEQTQDREKKLAIGNVHPFRCLKMFCIRQTIEVAFAPGAMQNLITFHLAFELRQIMDQFGDPNFGLENLSSLVDVSVEMNCSKAMIGEVIYAEAAIKKAVNLNPKKPTLNLVKLLVDWTR